One part of the Arabidopsis thaliana chromosome 1 sequence genome encodes these proteins:
- a CDS encoding cytomatrix protein-like protein (cytomatrix protein-related; Has 8598 Blast hits to 6353 proteins in 629 species: Archae - 108; Bacteria - 984; Metazoa - 3794; Fungi - 795; Plants - 240; Viruses - 29; Other Eukaryotes - 2648 (source: NCBI BLink).) codes for MVVKSVSGDSSERENWETIFKSLVKILQTKQDQLESLLKDKKILESEIKTNNENWLSDVRNYEDQLSLMMKEIETTKMFQLLETYKSNLLCGLKEKDRSLCNLKLEHSLDELKDFKAWFDFLTLNTNVESVSGNSEGTAIKSLEAKIRKLKLEYEKLASEKKCEVSDLLRENGFAWNQFKCIESEFTDKLKRKDDEIVQANTKISSLISYQEQLQSSNQEKDETISRLKAKMAEMETNSTKKDEEISKLTRDLESAKKSRGFTPVLTRCTKLEKRSNGNTVGSHISTKKDKSAASTTNEKVSKSSKRKRAKNMTPVSVSEVPKLFTSTFRLPKLKSPSNGAI; via the exons ATGGTTGTGAAATCGGTTTCTGGAGATTCGTCGGAACGGGAAAACTGGGAAACGATTTTCAAGAGTTTGGTCAAGATTTTACAGACGAAACAGGACCAGCTTGAGTCGCTTCTCAAAGACAAGAAGATTCTTGAAAGTGAGATCAAGACTAATAACGAAAATTGGCTCTCTGATGTTCGAAATTACGAGGATCAACTCTCTCTG atgatgaaagaaattgaaacgaCTAAGATGTTTCAGTTACTGGAGACCTATAAAAGCAATCTCTTGTGTGGCTTAAAGGAGAAAGATCGTTCTCTTTGCAATTTGAAACTAG AGCATTCGCTGGATGAGTTAAAAGACTTCAAGGCTTGGTTTGATTTCCTCACTCTGAATACAAAT GTGGAGAGTGTAAGTGGCAATTCAGAAGGTACGGCTATTAAGTCATTGGAagcaaaaatcagaaaactgAAACTTGAGTATGAGAAGCTTGCTTCTGAAAAGAAATGTGAGGTATCTGATCTTTTACGAGAAAACGGGTTTGCGTGGAATCAGTTCAAATGTATCGAGAGTGAATTCACTGATAAGTTAAAGAGGAAAGATGATGAGATCGTTCAAGCGAATACGAAAATTTCCAGTCTTATATCTTATCAAGAGCAGCTTCAGTCATCTAATCAAGAGAAGGATGAGACTATCTCAAGGTTAAAGGCTAAGATGGCTGAAATGGAGACCAATTCTACTAAGAAAGATGAGGAAATCTCAAAACTCACAAGGGATCTAGAGTCTGCAAAGAAGTCTCGTGGGTTCACACCGGTTTTAACTCGATGCACCAAACTTGAAAAGCGTAGCAATGGAAATACGGTGGGATCTCATATATCTACTAAGAAAGACAAGTCTgctgcatcaacaacaaatgaaaag GTAAGCAAAAGCTCAAAGAGGAAAAGAGCGAAGAACATGACACCGGTCTCGGTTTCAGAAGTCCCAAAGCTCTTCACTTCGACTTTTAGGCTTCCCAAGTTGAAGTCTCCATCTAATGGAGCCATATAA
- a CDS encoding nucleolin (unknown protein; FUNCTIONS IN: molecular_function unknown; INVOLVED IN: biological_process unknown; LOCATED IN: cellular_component unknown; EXPRESSED IN: cultured cell; BEST Arabidopsis thaliana protein match is: unknown protein (TAIR:AT5G11600.1); Has 11256 Blast hits to 7192 proteins in 541 species: Archae - 6; Bacteria - 629; Metazoa - 4714; Fungi - 936; Plants - 545; Viruses - 34; Other Eukaryotes - 4392 (source: NCBI BLink).), with the protein MPPSEDVKAMKMKEEAEEDNKSLSSFAKKKPTNGNNAGSKKLKKEENDDDDDDNKPIKSSVSGSRAKPVKKKEEIDKDDEKKPVSKRNSSVGVSKENKKPEKEEEVKKKRERKVYDLPGQKREQPDERDPLRIFYESLYKQIPTSDMAQIWLMESGLLPAEKAKKVLEKKLQKGGKLSSPVKSAASTPRSNSKSVTVKKKEVQKSPSEALSNKKKGNDSKPTTKKRKKNSDDDDSDDDFLASRVSKKARAK; encoded by the exons ATGCCACCTTCGGAGGATGTGAAAGCTATGAAGATGAAAGAGGAGGCTGAGGAAGACAATAAGAGCTTGAGTTCCTTTGCGAAGAAGAAACCCACGAACGGTAACAATGCTGGTtcgaagaaattgaagaaagaagagaacgatgacgatgatgatgataacaaaCCTATCAAGTCATCTGTATCTGGGTCTCGAGCTAAGccagtgaagaagaaggaagagattgATAAAGACGATGAGAAGAAGCCTGTTTCTAAGAGGAATTCTTCTGTTGGTGTCTCAAAG GAGAATAAGAAaccagagaaagaagaagaagtaaagaaaaagagagaaagaaaagtatatGATTTGCCTGGTCAGAAGAGAGAGCAGCCTGATGAG AGAGATCCACTTAGGATTTTCTACGAGTCACTTTACAAACAAATTCCCACTAGCGACATGGCTCAGATTTG GTTGATGGAGTCTGGATTGCTTCCAGCcgaaaaagcaaagaaagtTCTTGAGAAGAAACTGCAAAAGGGTGGAAAATTAAGTTCTCCAGTAAAATCTGCTGCTTCTACTCCAAGAAGCAACTCCAAATCAGTGaccgtgaagaagaaggaagtacAAAAGTCGCCATCTGAAgctttgtcaaacaaaaagaagggAAATGATTCGAAACCAACcacgaagaagaggaagaagaactcTGATGATGACGACtcagatgatgattttttgGCTAGCAGAGTCTCTAAAAAGGCTAGAGCCAAGTAG
- the TAF11b gene encoding TBP-associated factor 11B (TBP-associated factor 11B (TAF11b); FUNCTIONS IN: RNA polymerase II transcription factor activity, transcription initiation factor activity, DNA binding; INVOLVED IN: transcription initiation from RNA polymerase II promoter, transcription; LOCATED IN: nucleus; EXPRESSED IN: root, inflorescence, leaf; CONTAINS InterPro DOMAIN/s: TAFII28-like protein (InterPro:IPR006809), Histone-fold (InterPro:IPR009072); BEST Arabidopsis thaliana protein match is: TBP-associated factor 11 (TAIR:AT4G20280.1); Has 325 Blast hits to 325 proteins in 122 species: Archae - 0; Bacteria - 0; Metazoa - 187; Fungi - 66; Plants - 51; Viruses - 0; Other Eukaryotes - 21 (source: NCBI BLink).), giving the protein MAFNARSCCFASSNERVTCNCNCLKDQPVPRMKHSKDPFEAAMEEQEESPVETEQTLEGDERAVKKCKTSVVAEAKNKDEVEFTKNITGADPVTRANKMQKILSQFTEEQMSRYESFRRSGFKKSDMEKLVQRITGGPKMDDTMNIVVRGIAKMFVGDLVETARVVMRERKESGPIRPCHIRESYRRLKLQGKVPQRSVQRLFR; this is encoded by the exons ATGGCCTTTAACGCAAGGTCTTGTTGTTTTGCTAGTAGCAACGAGCGGGTTACTTGTAACTGCAATTGTCTGAAAGATCAGCCAGTGCCAAG AATGAAGCATTCGAAGGATCCGTTTGAAGCAGCAATGGAGGAGCAAGAGGAATCACCTGTTGAAACCGAGCAGACTCTTGAAGGAGATGAGAGAGCTGTGAAGAAATGTAAAACGTCCGTTGTTGCTGAAGCGAAGAACAAAGATGAAGTTGAGTTCACCAAAAACATAACTGGTGCTGATCCTGTGACTAGAGCCAACAAGATGCAGAAGATTTTATCACAATTTACAGAGGAACAAATGAGCAGATATGAATCTTTCAGAAGATCTGGTTTTAAGAAATCAGACATGGAGAAGTTGGTACAGAGAATCACAGGGGGTCCGAAGATGGACGACACTATGAACATCGTTGTGCGTGGTATCGCAAAGATGTTTGTTGGCGACCTTGTGGAAACAGCTCGAGTTGTTATGAGGGAAAGGAAGGAATCAGGACCTATTAGACCTTGCCATATCAGAGAGTCATATCGAAGACTAAAGCTCCAAGGAAAAGTGCCTCAAAGATCAGTTCAACGGCTTTTTCGCTAG